One Halobacterium sp. DL1 DNA window includes the following coding sequences:
- a CDS encoding flagella E, with protein MTLNPREYDPEELRTAAQQGDDENIRELKRRLAEQEQETDESVRSGQLKQLLFMQSSASEDRLERPYLQTMPGKYAAEITLFEWLEFLLERGGVKRSLQALDYYENIGWVGEEASEKLRNHVRGFAGPADEEAHADLGMADHVLSLVFIARLASME; from the coding sequence ATGACGCTCAACCCACGCGAGTACGACCCGGAGGAACTACGCACCGCCGCCCAGCAGGGTGACGACGAGAACATCCGCGAGCTGAAGCGACGGCTCGCCGAACAGGAACAGGAGACCGACGAGTCCGTCCGGTCGGGACAGCTGAAGCAGCTCCTGTTCATGCAGTCGAGTGCGAGCGAGGACCGACTCGAACGCCCGTACCTGCAGACCATGCCGGGGAAGTACGCCGCCGAGATTACACTCTTCGAGTGGCTCGAGTTCCTCCTCGAGCGGGGCGGCGTCAAGCGTTCGCTGCAGGCCCTCGACTACTACGAGAACATCGGCTGGGTCGGCGAGGAAGCGAGCGAGAAACTGCGCAACCACGTCCGGGGCTTCGCGGGACCGGCGGACGAGGAAGCCCACGCGGACCTCGGAATGGCCGACCACGTGCTGAGCCTCGTCTTCATCGCCCGTCTAGCCTCGATGGAGTAG
- a CDS encoding fla cluster protein flaCE, whose translation MKFIHLTPTALILLQFGALAVGMASWLDDDEGSGDSEGDEEFGMDDDFDDEFGSFDDMDDDGGGGGGMQDSSVNELEHRIEELETEVSNVASKANTVRSENEQISESVEDVEENVRKLLEIYEMVTRGVNPFVDDVNPDAMGGGGDAAGQSFGLFDEEEAEETADDDLDSDIADADADDFFEDDALDDGMEDLEDDEEMDEFGKFEDEAELDEETGDMDGFDDFEADEEEGEADDGGSGDGTSFDELKEEYESGDADWAEGEAPDDEGIEADEKPDLGFDDSDLEAEAGAEDDAEEDGFEFGETEADTGPNEASEEAPALGLRTRGEGPHLVDPPKGYLGDVICLEWLDYLLTDFGPKNTVRTLNYYERIGWIGEPVRDQLFDYLEGLTDSDYLYREEFGTTELTMDDHLKSLDYIEELASDDIERAIVDRCEDLHRNGIQR comes from the coding sequence ATGAAGTTTATCCACCTCACCCCGACTGCCCTCATTCTCCTGCAGTTCGGGGCGCTGGCCGTCGGTATGGCCAGTTGGCTCGATGACGACGAGGGGTCGGGGGACTCCGAGGGTGACGAGGAGTTCGGAATGGACGACGATTTCGACGACGAGTTCGGGTCGTTCGACGATATGGACGACGACGGCGGTGGAGGTGGGGGAATGCAGGACTCCTCTGTCAACGAACTCGAACACCGCATCGAGGAACTCGAGACCGAGGTGTCGAACGTCGCGTCGAAGGCGAACACCGTCCGTAGCGAGAACGAACAGATCTCCGAGAGCGTCGAGGACGTCGAGGAGAACGTCCGCAAACTCCTCGAGATCTACGAGATGGTGACTCGCGGCGTCAACCCGTTCGTCGACGACGTGAATCCGGACGCGATGGGCGGCGGCGGTGACGCTGCCGGACAGAGTTTCGGCCTGTTCGACGAGGAGGAAGCGGAAGAGACGGCCGACGACGACCTCGACTCGGACATCGCGGACGCGGACGCGGACGACTTCTTCGAGGACGACGCCTTAGACGACGGGATGGAGGATCTCGAGGACGACGAGGAGATGGACGAGTTCGGGAAGTTCGAGGACGAGGCGGAACTGGACGAGGAGACTGGTGACATGGACGGGTTCGACGACTTCGAAGCCGACGAAGAAGAGGGCGAAGCAGACGACGGCGGCAGCGGTGACGGGACGTCCTTCGACGAACTCAAGGAGGAGTACGAGTCCGGAGACGCCGACTGGGCCGAGGGCGAAGCGCCCGACGACGAGGGTATCGAGGCCGACGAGAAGCCCGACCTCGGGTTCGACGACTCCGACCTCGAAGCGGAGGCAGGTGCCGAGGACGACGCCGAAGAGGATGGGTTCGAGTTCGGAGAGACAGAGGCGGACACGGGTCCGAACGAAGCGAGTGAGGAGGCCCCGGCGCTTGGTCTGCGGACGCGCGGCGAGGGGCCACACCTCGTCGATCCACCGAAGGGCTACCTCGGGGACGTGATCTGTCTCGAGTGGCTGGACTACTTGCTCACCGACTTCGGCCCGAAGAACACGGTGCGCACGCTGAACTACTACGAGCGGATCGGCTGGATCGGCGAGCCGGTCCGGGACCAGCTGTTCGACTACCTGGAGGGGCTCACGGACTCGGACTACCTCTACCGAGAGGAGTTCGGGACGACGGAACTGACGATGGACGACCACCTGAAGAGCCTGGACTACATCGAGGAGCTGGCCAGCGACGACATCGAGCGTGCCATCGTCGACCGCTGTGAGGACCTCCACAGGAATGGGATTCAGCGTTAG
- a CDS encoding fla cluster protein flaF, translated as MGFSVSGSAAILFIAAFVSVGILYSAAYNGYERVQDADAGHGERVLEQRNTEVNVTNTTYNSTDDILTVNVTNEGATSLSVNETDLLVDGEFYSRDSYENWTVDGQSNTTLWLPGETYSIEVNLSAEPSRVKVVTSTGVTATGVV; from the coding sequence ATGGGATTCAGCGTTAGTGGCTCGGCGGCGATCCTGTTCATCGCCGCTTTCGTCAGCGTCGGAATCCTCTACTCGGCGGCCTACAACGGCTACGAACGGGTGCAGGACGCCGACGCCGGTCACGGGGAGCGCGTCCTCGAGCAACGTAACACCGAGGTAAACGTCACGAACACAACGTACAACTCCACTGACGACATACTGACGGTGAACGTGACCAACGAGGGTGCTACATCGTTGTCGGTGAACGAGACCGACCTGCTCGTCGACGGCGAGTTCTACAGCCGCGACAGCTACGAGAACTGGACCGTCGACGGTCAGTCGAACACGACGCTGTGGCTCCCGGGAGAGACGTACAGTATCGAGGTGAACTTGAGTGCTGAACCCTCTCGCGTGAAGGTCGTGACGTCGACCGGGGTCACTGCGACGGGGGTGGTCTGA
- a CDS encoding flagellar protein G: MASVSSSTLIIFIASILVAASVAGTMTNGVQRLSDALGDRSVDVSKEIQTDVEIISDAGSPDSIYDDGSNNLTVLLKNTGSNSLGADPDIVEFIVDGQYQTGLTVEVVDGTSWTPGNVARVNATGVDLESGDHRIVVIVHGDEEVLEFRTT, from the coding sequence GTGGCCAGCGTGTCCTCGTCGACGCTCATCATATTCATCGCGAGCATCCTGGTAGCGGCGTCCGTCGCGGGCACGATGACGAACGGCGTCCAGCGGCTCAGCGACGCTCTCGGCGACAGGAGCGTGGACGTGAGCAAGGAGATTCAGACAGACGTCGAGATCATCAGCGACGCAGGGAGCCCGGACTCGATCTACGACGACGGCAGCAACAACCTGACGGTGCTACTGAAAAACACGGGGTCGAACAGCCTGGGGGCCGACCCGGACATCGTGGAGTTCATCGTCGACGGCCAGTACCAGACCGGACTGACGGTCGAGGTCGTCGACGGAACTAGCTGGACCCCGGGTAATGTCGCTCGCGTGAACGCGACGGGCGTCGACTTGGAAAGCGGCGACCACCGCATCGTGGTCATCGTGCACGGTGACGAGGAGGTGTTGGAGTTCAGAACTACATGA